In Gammaproteobacteria bacterium, the genomic stretch TGGTGGCCAGCATGGGCGGCATTGCCGGCAGCCAGACGCTGACGGTTACCATACGCGGTCTGGCGCTGGGACACCTCGGCAGGGCGAATGCCCGGTTGCTGCTCTACAAGGAACTGGCGGTAGGGCTCCTGAACGGCCTGGCCTGGACCGTCGTCGTCGCGGCCGTCGCCAGGGCATGGTTCGGCAGCATGGAGTTGGGGCTGGTATTCGGCGCCGCTCTTTTTTTCAACCTGATCGTCGCGGCGGGGGCCGGGGTCGCGATCCCTTTCATGCTGCGGCGCTCCGGGATTGACCCGGCCATTGCCGGCGGCGTCGTGCTGACCACGGTCACCGACATCTTCGGCTTCCTGTCGTTCCTGGGGCTGGGAACGATACTGCTGCTCTGACCGGCCTGGCGCCGGGCCGCGCGGCCTACGCCGCAGGGGCTGGCCAGAGCGCGCCGGGCCCTTCTTCCGAAAGGCGAATGTTGCGCCGCAGGATGTCGCGGAATTCGTCCGGGTTCTTGATGTGCGTCATCTCGCCGCAGCGCGGGAAGAACTTGTCCTCCAGGCGCGACAGCCAGAAGCGCAGCGCGGCCGCGCGCAACACGGAGGGCAGCAGCTCGAGTTCGCGCCGGGACAGCTGCCGCTCTTCCAGGTATCCCCCCATGAGCGCAGCCGTGCTTTCCCGGTAGTCTGCCCCGGCATTGCACCAGTCGTTGAGCGCGACGGCGAGGTCGTACACAAAAGGCCAGTTGCATGCGTAGTAGAAATCGAGGATGCCGGTGAGCGTGTTCCCCCGAAACAGCACGTTGTCCCGAAACAGGTCGGCATGGATCACGCCGCTGGGCGCATCCCGGAAATCGTGCCGGTCCTGATACGTCAGCTCTTCCTGCAACAGGCGCCGGTCCCGCGCCGGCAACATGGGAGACACGCGGCGCCGCATTTCCCGCCACCAGGCCCGGTCCCGCTGGGGGGCGCGGCGCAAGGAGAACCCGGG encodes the following:
- a CDS encoding homoserine kinase — protein: MSVYTAVSLDQLAGFLKKYDIGEALALRGISDGIENTNYYLSTARGKYVLTLFETLRLSELPYFLDLMAFFSERGIPSARPVADRRGGYLNELNGKPAAIVHRLEGASVKSPGPRHCAEVGRCLGRLHIQAPGFSLRRAPQRDRAWWREMRRRVSPMLPARDRRLLQEELTYQDRHDFRDAPSGVIHADLFRDNVLFRGNTLTGILDFYYACNWPFVYDLAVALNDWCNAGADYRESTAALMGGYLEERQLSRRELELLPSVLRAAALRFWLSRLEDKFFPRCGEMTHIKNPDEFRDILRRNIRLSEEGPGALWPAPAA